From the Daphnia magna isolate NIES linkage group LG3, ASM2063170v1.1, whole genome shotgun sequence genome, one window contains:
- the LOC116918779 gene encoding uncharacterized protein LOC116918779, with the protein MATIISQCLRVAICVVLFSNSSWARSENDVPVLCPAVAPGIFGDLTQHYGCYLPGVDVLEDKMKPTRPSGMSRIKPGAIPQTPMWLKEFSSHLLNSTRLINNFLQAGNPTLDDSDTECDGSCPSSPSWVPQCCRAETRLLYPMYGRSLTTDRLVPIAQELNPNGIQQPVVYRHCLIGARSLPPEHFGSSFFHSHNWRLSVPTGFDPRTQQLRMPRHFRPKI; encoded by the exons ATGGCCACCATAATCAGTCAGTGTCTACGTGTTGCTATTTGCGTCGTTCTCTTTTCAAATTCATCGTGGGCGAGAAGCGAGAACGATGTACCAG TGTTGTGCCCAGCTGTAGCTCCTGGTATTTTTGGTGACTTGACTCAGCATTATGGTTGTTACCTACCAGGTGTAGATGTGCTTGAG GACAAAATGAAACCAACTAGACCATCTGGCATGTCCAGG ataaAGCCAGGAGCCATACCTCAAACACCCATGTGGCTGAAGGAATTTTCTAGTCATTTGTTGAATTCTACTCGTCTGATCAACAACTTCCTTCAAGCAGGAAATCCAACACTTGATGACAGCGACACAG AATGTGATGGAAGTTGCCCTTCTTCGCCCTCTTGGGTACCTCAGTGCTGCCGGGCTGAAACGAGATTGCTCTACCCAATGTATGGCCGCTCGCTCACCACCGATCGATTGGTGCCTATCGCACAGGAGTTGAACCCCAATGGGATACAGCAGCCCGTCGTCTACCGCCACTGCCT AATTGGTGCACGGTCGCTGCCACCAGAGCACTTTGGCTcgtctttttttcattcccaCAACTGGAGGTTATCCGTACCGACAGGATTTGATCCTCGTACCCAACAACTGCGAATGCCTCGTCACTTTAGGCCGAAAATTTGA